Below is a window of Candidozyma auris chromosome 3, complete sequence DNA.
aAACCGTCCATAGTGAACCCGGAGGCAAGGGATGTCTACTTTGGCCAGGAGGTGGTGAACAGAGTGTCGTTTTTGAGAGAGGACCTGGACTTTGTGGGCAATGCCGTGACACATCCTTCAACGAGATTTATCTTCTATTCAGATGGGAACCCCTTTGTAAACAAGGCAGCTAAAAAGGAAAGATTGATTGTGCTAACTAATGGCGACAATCAACTTTTAGATGAAAACACTCCTGGTACTAAAAAGGGGCTTTTCAACACGGGATCTTGGAAGGAGATTGTGGAACGCTGGAGCTCAGATAACAAGGAACAGCTGCCTCAATTGCGAGACAAGGGCAAACCGAcgtttctctttttgggtTTGAGGGATGAGAGTGTAGGCCTTGAATTGCATCGTCTCAAGTGCGAGGAGCCAGAGTGCTATCTTGATCACCAGGGAAGGTATTTTGGTATACCGTTTTTTGCCGTGGATGTATCAACGGCGCCTGAAGTCAGTGCTTTGGTTAAAGAACATATTGTGAAAAATGAAGCCTCCAtttcagaagaagacttgatcttttcaTATTCAAGAAAACACACTATGGGGTTCACAAGTGCAGAATCGTCGCTTTTCAGTCACGGCAAGATGTATTTCGATTGGCTCTATCGTAACAGATTCTGTCCTGGCTGCGGTACAAAGGTGATCCCTATTCACGCTGGTGGGAAGTTGAAGTGCACCAATGAGGAGACCACCGGAGAAGGCGACAAAAAACGGTATGTGTGTCCCGTGAGGAACACAAGAGTGTCGAATGTTTCGTTCCCACGTACCGACGCTGTCGTGATCACTGCCATCACAAACAGAGATAGAACCAAGATCCTCCTCTCGCTCAACAAGAGGTATGCCTACTCCAAGATGTACTCGTGTACTGCGGGCTTCATGGAGCCATCGGAAACAGTTGaagttgcagccaaaagagaGATTTGGGAGGAAACAGGTGTGATTTGTAGCGACATTCGAATCCAAATGACACAACCATGGCCCTTTCCAGGGAACTTGATGATTGGGTGCATAGCTACAGTTGATTTTAACGGAGAGAACGAGATTGTGCACTTGGACCACGATCAAGAGTTAGCCGATGCAAGGTGGTTCGATGTCTCTTTCGTCAAGAAGCTAATTGACGACGTAGAAGATGAGGAGACTCTAGCAGAAGGGATAATTTTACCATCTGACGTGTCGGTGGCCTTCCACTTGATCAAAGAGGTTGTGGAGAAGAGTAGCCTGAAGCTTTGAGCGCAGGCAATTGATAAAGTTAGCACCATTTCTCAAGATTCGGGTCAGGGAGGGCCAACAAAGGATTTCACACGCAACCCCTATAGTCGAAGCGTAAATACACCGACGTAAAGAATTGGTCGGGTCGGGTCGGTGGAGGAAGTTAAGGCAGTGActgtggctgcgaaagaaAATATCGCACTCTAAAGACTGCGTGACagggaagaaaaaaaaatttggtCCGTTTCCTTGGAATGAGCAATAGTGCGTTTCTAGAAACAGACTATTTTTGAATCCACCGTCTAATTCTCACAgcatctttctcttcgtTTTATCGGCAATTCAGGTGACAGGTGCATTCTGCACGAGAAGTATCGTCTAAAAAAGCCTAGGGCCttcgtttctttttcagGCTGACGAAGGCTCGCTTTTgaccttgaagaaattgtgACAGCCTGCCAGTCCGGTACAAATTGCGTACCGCAGCGAGT
It encodes the following:
- a CDS encoding NAD(+) diphosphatase; its protein translation is MSSSRKPSIVNPEARDVYFGQEVVNRVSFLREDSDFVGNAVTHPSTRFIFYSDGNPFVNKAAKKERLIVLTNGDNQLLDENTPGTKKGLFNTGSWKEIVERWSSDNKEQSPQLRDKGKPTFLFLGLRDESVGLELHRLKCEEPECYLDHQGRYFGIPFFAVDVSTAPEVSALVKEHIVKNEASISEEDLIFSYSRKHTMGFTSAESSLFSHGKMYFDWLYRNRFCPGCGTKVIPIHAGGKLKCTNEETTGEGDKKRYVCPVRNTRVSNVSFPRTDAVVITAITNRDRTKILLSLNKRYAYSKMYSCTAGFMEPSETVEVAAKREIWEETGVICSDIRIQMTQPWPFPGNLMIGCIATVDFNGENEIVHLDHDQELADARWFDVSFVKKLIDDVEDEETLAEGIILPSDVSVAFHLIKEVVEKSSSKL